A single Cannabis sativa cultivar Pink pepper isolate KNU-18-1 chromosome 7, ASM2916894v1, whole genome shotgun sequence DNA region contains:
- the LOC115697936 gene encoding uncharacterized protein LOC115697936 isoform X2, with the protein MYAVSVLLPSLATTRIKRSHPQAPVRAMRAVVQRVASASVEVEGCTVSQIGPGLLVLVGIHDSDSESDAEYICRKVLNMRLFPNEDTGRGWDLNVMQRKYEILLVSQFTLYGFLKGNKPDFHVAMAPQKAEPFYASLVDRFKKSYNPDVIKGQFG; encoded by the exons ATGTACGCTGTTTCCGTTCTACTTCCTTCTTTGGCTACAACACGAATCAAGCGAAGCCACCCACAGGCGCCAGTCAGGGCAATGCGAGCCGTGGTCCAGCGAGTGGCCTCTGCCAGCGTCGAG GTGGAAGGGTGCACTGTTTCGCAGATTGGGCCGGGCCTGCTCGTCCTCGTCGGCATCCATGACTCCGATTCCGAGTCCGATGCCGAATACAT ATGCCGGAAGGTCTTGAACATGAGATTGTTCCCAAATGAGGATACTGGCAGAGGATGGGACCTAAAC GTAATGCAGAGGAAATATGAAATTCTACTAG tGAGTCAATTTACATTGTACGGATTCTTGAAGGGTAACAAACCAGATTTTCATGTTGCAATGGCACCCCAGAAAGCAGAGCCTTTTTATGCTTCTTTGGTTGATAGGTTCAAGAAATCTTATAATCCTGACGTAATAAAAG